In Papaver somniferum cultivar HN1 chromosome 1, ASM357369v1, whole genome shotgun sequence, a genomic segment contains:
- the LOC113327642 gene encoding purine permease 1-like, with translation MDTVRRKYLMIFNCILLAIGATGGPLLIRLYFVRGGKRIWFASMLASAGWPILILPLSVSYIFNRRPGGVENGRENFFTITQPLIIASAFIGLLLGLNDYLYTHGVSLLPVSTSTLIMSTHLAFTAGFAYVLVKQKFTPYSINVVVLLTVGAVLLGLHSDNDKPVNQSKRDYYLGFFLTVGASVISGLLFPLAELVYIKAKQSLTYSLVIEMQIVMAVVASLFCIVGMIVNNDHKEILREGKEYELGEVKYYVVLVAIAIMSQIYFVGTAGVIFCSTSLLAGIIAAVMLPITEILSVVFYNESFKSEKGIALFLSLWGFISYLYGGYKEHIEAEKQSSELKQDENLPPQTSN, from the exons ATGGATACTGTCAGGAGAAAGTACCTTATGATCTTCAATTGCATCTTATTAGCAATTGGTGCCACTGGAGGTCCGCTTCTAATCCGTCTCTACTTCGTCCGTGGTGGTAAGCGAATATGGTTCGCGAGTATGCTAGCAAGTGCAGGTTGGCCGATTCTAATCCTCCCTCTCTCGGTTTCATACATCTTCAATCGCCGCCCCGGCGGTGTTGAAAATGGCAGAGAAAATTTTTTCACCATTACACAGCCTCTGATAATTGCTAGCGCTTTTATCGGTCTCCTCTTGGGGTTAAACGATTACTTATACACTCATGGTGTTTCCCTTCTTCCCGTCTCGACATCTACATTAATAATGTCCACTCATTTGGCCTTTACGGCTGGTTTCGCATATGTTCTTGTTAAGCAAAAATTCACTCCGTATTCTATAAATGTAGTTGTGCTATTAACAGTTGGAGCTGTGCTTCTGGGTCTTCATTCGGACAATGATAAACCCGTAAATCAGTCGAAGAGAGATTACTACTTGGGTTTTTTTCTCACGGTTGGAGCTTCTGTAATCAGTGGATTGTTGTTCCCATTGGCGGAGTTGGTGTACATTAAAGCTAAGCAATCCTTAACTTACAGTTTAGTGATAGAAATGCAGATTGTGATGGCTGTGGTTGCTTCCCTTTTCTGCATTGTTGGGATGATTGTAAACAATGATCACAAG GAAATATTAAGAGAAGGTAAAGAGTATGAGCTCGGGGAGGTCAAGTATTACGTAGTGCTAGTAGCTATTGCCATTATGTCGCAGATTTACTTCGTCGGGACAGCAGGAGTTATATTTTGTTCAACATCTTTGCTTGCTGGTATTATCGCTGCCGTAATGCTACCCATAACGGAGATCCTATCTGTCGTATTCTACAATGAGAGTTTCAAATCTGAAAAGGGTATTGCGTTATTCCTCTCATTATGGGGTTTCATCTCTTACTTGTACGGAGGCTACAAAGAACACATAGAAGCGGAGAAGCAGAGTTCCGAATTAAAGCAAGACGAAAACCTCCCTCCTCAAACCAGTAATTAA